In Solanum pennellii chromosome 3, SPENNV200, a single window of DNA contains:
- the LOC107014572 gene encoding calcium sensing receptor, chloroplastic has product MAIRASATAKSPLPLPPPPPPSSSTSSPPKVFSLPKLTQKLVSVSFSTSTALFLFPLFTATHEARAITLPKEDIVSSLNQVESVVNQAQEVGSNIFDTVSGVIGPVIEFVKPGIDAALPLVKQAGEEVLKNASPVISDATKKAQEAMQSAGMDSEPVMTAAKTVVDAAQQTSKVIEGAKPIATSTVETISSTDPAVIAVAGGTLFLAYLLLPPVFSALSFSFRGYKGELTPAQTLDNMCSKNYVLIDIRTEKDKDKAGIPRLPSSAKNKMIQIPLEDLPSKVKSLVRNPKKVEAEIVALKISFLKKINKGSNIVIMDSYSDSAKTVAKSLTSFGFNNCWIMTDGFSGGKGWLQSRLGTDSYNFSFAEILSPSRVIPGRRFGTTGTVKLLSD; this is encoded by the exons ATGGCAATTAGAGCTTCAGCCACCGCTAAATCACCTCTTCCTCTGccccctcctcctcctccttcttcttctacttcatCACCACCTAAAGTTTTTAGTCTTCCTAAACTTACTCAAAAACTTGTATCAGTATCATTCTCTACATCCACTGCACTTTTCCTCTTTCCCCTTTTCACTGCGACCCATGAAGCAAGAGCAATCACCTTACCCAAGGAAGACATCGTCTCTTCCCTTAATCAG GTAGAATCGGTAGTTAATCAAGCTCAAGAGGTTGGTTCGAACATCTTTGATACTGTAAGCGGAGTGATTGGGCCCGTGATTGAATTTGTGAAACCTGGGATTGATGCAGCATTACCTTTAGTAAAGCAGGCAGGAGAGGAAGTTTTAAAGAATGCTTCTCCTGTCATATCGGATGCCACTAAGAAAGCCCAAGAGGCAATGCAGAGTGCTGGCATGGACTCTGAGCCAGTGATGACTGCAGCTAAG ACAGTAGTTGATGCAGCTCAACAGACATCCAAGGTGATTGAAGGGGCCAAACCAATTGCCACATCCACAGTTGAAACCATTTCATCAACTGATCCAGCTGTTATTGCAGTGGCTGGTGGCACATTATTCCTGGCATATCTTCTACTTCCCCCTGTCTTCTCCGCTCTCTCTTTCAGCTTTCGTGGTTACAAGG GTGAACTAACTCCTGCTCAAACACTGGACAATATGTGTTCTAAGAATTATGTCTTGATTGATATTAGAACAGAGAAGGACAAGGATAAGGCTGGAATCCCTCGTCTTCCATCTAGTGCTAAAAACAAGATGATTCAAATCCC TTTGGAAGATTTGCCGAGTAAAGTGAAGAGTCTTGTGAGGAATCCGAAGAAAGTGGAAGCTGAAATAGTGGCTCTGAAGATATCATTCCTCAAGAAAATCAACAAGGGGTCTAACATCGTGATAATGGACTC GTACTCTGATTCAGCTAAAACAGTTGCTAAATCGCTGACGAGCTTTGGCTTCAATAACTGCTGGATCATGACTGATGGCTTCTCCGGAGGCAAGGGGTGGTTGCAGAGTCGGCTAGGAACAGATTCGTACAACTTTTCTTTTGCAGAAATTTTATCACCATCAAGAGTCATTCCAGGTAGACGTTTTGGTACAACAGGCACTGTCAAATTGCTTTCAGATTAA